The proteins below come from a single Arthrobacter sp. zg-Y1171 genomic window:
- the xseA gene encoding exodeoxyribonuclease VII large subunit: MQDDSGPLSPENTPEQSTLPATAAQTTPDNPWPLALLSKNLKSYIDRAPATWVEGQVIELNRRANASYITLRDVDAEVSLSLTAWSTVMNRLELPLERGARVVALVKPDFWVKTGRLSMQTRDIRPVGLGDLLARIERLRHALAAEGLFREDRKLPLPLLPGRIGLITGRNSDAMKDVMRNAALRWPAVEFEVREVAVQGVNAVAEVSRALAELDAMPEVDVIIIARGGGSLEDLLAFSHEDLVRAVSAAQTPVVSAIGHEADRPLLDDVADLRASTPTDAAKRVVPDVGEELARIRQSRQQLRRVLNTLVGRETDRLNHIRSRPALAAPQSMVERRQEEISRLRSRAMSAITAEVRRDADRIGHLRAQVRALSPQNTLDRGYAVVQLQDGSVVRDAGTVPAAAQLRIRVAVGELTATEGTR, translated from the coding sequence ATGCAAGACGACAGCGGACCGTTGAGTCCCGAGAATACCCCGGAGCAGTCCACGCTGCCCGCCACTGCCGCGCAGACGACCCCGGACAACCCCTGGCCCCTGGCACTGCTCTCGAAGAACCTCAAGAGCTACATCGACCGTGCCCCCGCCACCTGGGTGGAGGGCCAGGTGATCGAGCTGAACCGCCGGGCCAACGCCTCCTACATCACCCTGCGCGACGTCGACGCCGAGGTGTCGCTCTCCCTGACCGCGTGGAGCACGGTCATGAACCGGCTGGAGCTGCCGCTGGAGCGCGGTGCGCGGGTGGTGGCCCTGGTGAAGCCGGACTTCTGGGTCAAGACCGGACGGCTGTCCATGCAGACCCGCGACATCCGGCCGGTGGGGCTGGGCGACCTCCTGGCACGGATTGAACGGCTGCGCCATGCCCTGGCCGCGGAAGGCCTCTTCCGGGAGGACCGCAAGCTGCCGTTGCCGCTGCTGCCGGGCCGGATCGGCCTGATCACCGGACGGAACTCCGATGCCATGAAGGACGTGATGCGCAACGCCGCACTGCGCTGGCCAGCCGTCGAGTTCGAGGTCAGGGAGGTGGCGGTCCAGGGCGTGAACGCCGTCGCCGAAGTGAGCCGCGCGCTGGCCGAGCTCGACGCCATGCCCGAAGTGGATGTCATCATCATTGCCCGCGGCGGCGGCTCGCTGGAGGACCTGCTGGCCTTCAGCCATGAGGACCTGGTCCGCGCGGTATCGGCAGCGCAGACTCCGGTGGTCAGCGCCATCGGGCACGAAGCAGACCGTCCCCTGCTCGACGACGTCGCCGACCTGCGCGCCTCCACGCCCACCGATGCCGCGAAGCGGGTGGTACCGGATGTCGGCGAGGAGCTGGCCCGGATCCGGCAGTCCCGTCAGCAGCTCCGCCGGGTCCTCAACACCCTGGTGGGCAGGGAAACGGACCGGCTGAACCACATCCGGTCCCGTCCCGCCCTGGCGGCGCCGCAGTCCATGGTGGAGCGGCGCCAGGAAGAGATCTCCCGGCTGCGCTCCCGGGCCATGTCCGCTATCACCGCGGAGGTCCGCCGGGACGCGGACCGGATCGGGCACCTGCGCGCCCAGGTCCGCGCGCTTTCCCCGCAGAACACCCTGGACCGCGGTTACGCGGTGGTCCAGTTGCAGGACGGCTCCGTGGTGCGCGACGCCGGCACGGTGCCGGCCGCCGCACAGCTGCGGATCCGCGTTGCCGTCGGTGAGCTGACCGCCACCGAAGGCACCCGCTAG
- a CDS encoding exodeoxyribonuclease VII small subunit, protein MSETPAVPAVPADIEAMSYEQARDELLTVVGRLETGGASLEESLALWERGEHLANRCESWLEGARQRLDAARSSATGE, encoded by the coding sequence ATGAGTGAAACACCGGCAGTTCCCGCAGTACCCGCAGACATCGAGGCCATGAGCTACGAGCAGGCCCGCGACGAACTCCTGACCGTAGTAGGACGGCTCGAAACCGGCGGCGCCAGCCTGGAGGAATCCCTGGCCCTGTGGGAACGCGGCGAGCACCTGGCCAACCGCTGCGAATCCTGGCTCGAGGGCGCCCGCCAGCGCCTGGACGCTGCCCGCAGCTCAGCCACCGGCGAGTAA
- a CDS encoding pyridoxal phosphate-dependent aminotransferase: MAEFKQSHKLHNVLYDIRGPLLEHAQRMEAAGHRILKLNIGNPAPFGFEAPEAILVDMMRHLPKAQGYSDSRGIFSARTAVVQYYQGRGINNIDVDDVYLGNGVSELITLSMQALLNNGDEILVPAPDYPLWTASVSLAGGTAVHYLCDESEHWWPDVEDLASKITDRTKGIVLINPNNPTGAVYPEHVVKSIVDLARKHGLIIFSDEIYEKILYDDAVHVNSATVTGDDVLCLTFSGLSKAYRIAGYRSGWMAISGPKQDAADYIEGINLLANMRLCANVPAQHAIQTALGGYQSINDLILPGGRLRAQRDKAHQMLNDIPGVTCELAQGALYLFPRLDPEVYPIKDDEQFALDLLKQQKILVSVGTAFNWVRPDHFRMVTLPNVEDIEDAMTRLGEFLSSYKP, encoded by the coding sequence ATGGCAGAATTCAAGCAGTCGCATAAACTCCACAACGTCCTGTATGACATCCGTGGACCGTTGCTCGAGCACGCGCAGCGGATGGAAGCAGCAGGCCACCGGATCCTCAAGCTGAACATCGGCAATCCCGCGCCGTTCGGCTTCGAAGCGCCGGAAGCGATCCTGGTCGACATGATGCGGCACCTGCCCAAGGCCCAGGGCTACAGCGATTCCCGCGGCATTTTCTCCGCCCGCACCGCAGTGGTGCAGTACTACCAGGGCCGCGGGATCAACAACATCGACGTCGACGACGTGTACCTGGGCAACGGGGTCAGCGAACTCATCACGCTCTCGATGCAGGCGCTGCTGAACAACGGCGACGAGATCCTTGTCCCCGCCCCGGACTATCCGCTGTGGACCGCTTCGGTCTCGCTGGCCGGCGGCACGGCCGTGCACTACCTGTGCGACGAATCCGAGCACTGGTGGCCGGACGTGGAGGACCTTGCCTCCAAGATCACCGACCGGACCAAGGGGATTGTCCTGATCAACCCCAACAACCCCACCGGCGCCGTGTACCCGGAGCATGTGGTGAAGTCGATTGTGGACCTGGCCCGCAAGCACGGCCTGATCATCTTCTCGGACGAAATCTACGAAAAGATCCTGTACGACGACGCCGTGCACGTTAACTCGGCCACGGTCACCGGCGACGACGTCCTCTGCCTGACGTTCAGCGGCCTGTCGAAGGCCTATCGGATAGCCGGCTACCGCAGCGGCTGGATGGCCATCTCCGGCCCGAAGCAGGACGCAGCGGACTACATCGAAGGCATCAACCTCCTGGCGAACATGCGCCTGTGCGCGAACGTGCCGGCACAGCACGCCATCCAGACCGCGCTCGGCGGGTACCAGAGCATCAACGACCTGATCCTGCCCGGCGGACGGCTGCGCGCCCAGCGCGACAAGGCGCACCAGATGCTCAACGACATCCCCGGCGTCACGTGCGAGCTGGCGCAGGGCGCCCTGTATCTGTTCCCGCGCCTGGACCCGGAGGTCTATCCGATCAAGGACGACGAACAGTTCGCCCTGGATCTGCTGAAGCAGCAGAAGATCCTGGTGTCCGTGGGTACGGCGTTCAACTGGGTGCGGCCGGACCATTTCCGGATGGTGACCCTGCCCAACGTCGAGGACATCGAAGACGCCATGACGCGGCTGGGTGAGTTCCTGAGCAGCTACAAGCCGTAG
- a CDS encoding ABC transporter substrate-binding protein translates to MQHPRPNARRKALAVLAGGMALALAGCSGGGDPLENETTAEASGSSTGQTLVVGSADFPESSTIAEIYAGALNAAGIEAETRLGIGSREVYIPALEDGSIDLIPEYTGALLVHADPETDLVDAGEIVDSLEEKLPENLVVLEPSDAEDKDAMVVTAATAEKYQLESIEDLAKVCGELTLGAPAEFAERTQGLAGLKEKYGCEFKEFTAIGDSGGPLTVDALLNDDVQVADIYTTTPAIEENGLVVLEDPKQNWPAQQVIPLIADDRVSDEARDVLNEVSAQLTTEDLIALNQAVSGDQKLDPADAAQDWLEEKGLA, encoded by the coding sequence ATGCAGCACCCGCGCCCCAATGCACGGCGGAAGGCGCTGGCCGTCCTGGCCGGCGGAATGGCCCTGGCCCTGGCCGGCTGCAGCGGAGGAGGGGATCCGCTGGAGAACGAAACCACGGCGGAAGCTTCCGGCAGCAGCACCGGGCAGACGCTGGTGGTGGGCTCAGCAGACTTCCCGGAGAGCAGCACCATCGCCGAGATCTATGCCGGCGCCCTCAACGCGGCCGGCATCGAGGCCGAGACCCGGCTCGGCATCGGATCCCGCGAGGTCTACATCCCGGCCCTGGAAGACGGCTCGATCGACCTGATTCCCGAGTACACCGGAGCCCTGCTGGTCCACGCCGACCCGGAAACGGACCTGGTGGACGCCGGCGAGATCGTGGATTCCCTCGAGGAGAAGCTGCCGGAGAACCTGGTGGTCCTGGAGCCTTCGGACGCCGAGGACAAGGACGCCATGGTGGTCACCGCGGCCACCGCCGAGAAGTACCAGCTGGAGTCCATCGAGGACCTGGCAAAGGTCTGCGGTGAACTGACCCTCGGGGCACCTGCCGAGTTCGCGGAGCGCACCCAGGGCCTCGCCGGGCTGAAGGAGAAGTACGGCTGCGAGTTCAAGGAATTCACCGCCATCGGCGACAGCGGCGGTCCCTTGACCGTTGATGCCCTGCTGAACGACGACGTCCAGGTGGCCGACATCTACACCACCACTCCCGCCATCGAGGAAAACGGACTGGTGGTCCTGGAGGACCCGAAGCAGAACTGGCCGGCCCAGCAGGTTATCCCGCTGATCGCCGACGACCGCGTGAGTGACGAGGCCCGGGACGTACTGAATGAGGTCTCCGCGCAGCTGACCACGGAGGACCTGATTGCCCTGAACCAGGCGGTCAGCGGTGACCAGAAACTCGACCCGGCAGACGCAGCACAGGACTGGCTGGAGGAAAAGGGCCTGGCCTGA
- a CDS encoding ABC transporter permease, translating to MVGIPRTDYASTNPLGQGLEWLMDPANWSGPAGIPVRTLEHLQYTGLALLIAALIAVPLGLFIGHTGRGQVAVVAVSGLLRALPTLGMLTLFVLLAGLGLMPPIWSLVLLAVPPLLAGTYAGVASVDRTVVDAARSLGMSELQVLFRVEVPNGMRVILGGLRGATLQVVATAAVVATINLGGLGRYLIDGLALGDYGRVFGGAVIIALLALAVDAVIALGSRFLIPSGLGRLEAAGKPTGSGVPAVGAQGGKQ from the coding sequence ATGGTTGGCATTCCGCGCACCGACTACGCCAGCACCAACCCCCTCGGGCAGGGCCTCGAATGGCTGATGGATCCGGCCAACTGGAGCGGCCCGGCGGGCATCCCGGTGCGGACCCTGGAGCACCTGCAGTACACCGGGCTCGCACTGCTGATCGCCGCACTCATCGCGGTGCCGCTGGGTCTGTTCATCGGGCACACCGGCCGCGGGCAGGTGGCGGTTGTGGCCGTCTCCGGGCTGCTGCGCGCACTGCCCACCCTGGGCATGCTCACCCTGTTCGTCCTGCTGGCCGGGCTGGGCCTGATGCCGCCCATCTGGTCGCTGGTCCTCCTTGCCGTCCCGCCCCTGCTGGCCGGCACCTACGCCGGAGTTGCCTCGGTGGACCGCACCGTCGTCGACGCCGCCCGCAGCCTGGGCATGAGCGAATTGCAGGTGCTGTTCCGGGTGGAGGTCCCCAACGGGATGCGGGTGATCCTGGGCGGACTGCGCGGAGCCACCCTGCAGGTGGTGGCGACGGCGGCCGTGGTGGCGACGATCAACCTGGGCGGGCTGGGCCGCTACCTGATCGACGGCCTGGCACTGGGGGACTACGGGCGGGTCTTCGGCGGAGCGGTCATCATCGCCCTGCTGGCGCTCGCCGTGGACGCCGTGATTGCGTTGGGATCACGCTTTCTGATCCCGTCAGGACTCGGCCGCCTCGAAGCGGCCGGTAAACCGACCGGCAGCGGAGTACCCGCCGTCGGCGCACAAGGAGGAAAACAATGA
- a CDS encoding ABC transporter permease — translation MEWFLAHTDDVFRLGGLHLYQSVLPLVIGVLIALPLAQLVRGRRKIRGFVLSAGSLLYTIPSLALFVTLPAILGTRILDIANIIVALTIYAVALMLRVGIDAFDSVDDGVRQAAVAMGYRPLRRFLTVDLPLSVPVLIAGLRVVSVSNISMVSVGALIGVENLGFFFTDGLRRFFLTEIVVGIIATLVLAFLMDLVLVLALRLLTPWTRAGVTGRAGRRRANRSRGTDGGGPAATARPVPAAAAPDVALKGA, via the coding sequence ATGGAATGGTTCCTCGCCCACACCGACGACGTCTTTCGGCTCGGCGGGCTGCACCTCTACCAGTCGGTACTGCCCCTGGTCATCGGCGTCCTGATTGCCCTTCCCCTCGCACAGCTGGTGCGGGGCCGGCGGAAGATCCGGGGCTTCGTCCTGTCCGCAGGCTCGCTGCTGTACACCATTCCGTCGCTGGCCCTGTTCGTCACGCTCCCGGCCATCCTGGGCACCCGCATCCTGGATATCGCCAACATCATCGTGGCCCTGACCATCTATGCCGTGGCCCTGATGCTGCGGGTGGGCATCGACGCGTTTGACTCCGTTGACGACGGCGTCCGCCAGGCCGCGGTGGCCATGGGCTACCGGCCGCTGCGCCGGTTCCTCACGGTGGACCTGCCGCTGTCCGTTCCGGTACTCATCGCCGGGCTGCGGGTGGTTTCGGTCAGCAACATCTCCATGGTCAGCGTGGGCGCCCTGATCGGCGTCGAAAACCTCGGGTTCTTCTTCACCGACGGCCTGCGCCGCTTCTTCCTCACCGAGATCGTAGTGGGGATCATCGCCACCCTGGTCCTCGCCTTCCTGATGGACCTGGTCCTGGTCCTGGCGCTGCGGCTGCTCACGCCCTGGACCCGCGCCGGCGTAACCGGCAGGGCGGGGCGACGCCGCGCCAACCGCAGCCGCGGCACGGACGGCGGGGGCCCGGCAGCCACCGCCCGGCCGGTGCCGGCGGCGGCCGCACCCGACGTCGCACTGAAGGGGGCGTAG
- a CDS encoding ABC transporter ATP-binding protein, with protein MIRFRAVTKTYGDAAPAVRNLDLDIERGSITVFVGPSGCGKTTSLRMINRMVEPTSGTIEVDGQDISTVKAAQLRRSMGYVMQSSGLLPHRTVLDNVATVPRLNGTPRRDARRRAAELLDVVGLASSLGSRYPAQLSGGQQQRVGVARALAADPPVLLMDEPFSAVDPVVRAELQDELLRLQQELSKTIVFVTHDIDEATILGDKVAVFATGGRLAQYAAPEEILRAPVDDFVAGFVGRDRGFRHLSFQDGNAVPLHPVQVIAADRLADRSATVDGGWALCVDADGAPLGWVPPGRRDAVTTTADLVPGGSLYPAGTSLRRALDAALSSPSGLGVAVDADGRVTGVVQATEILALIEAARLQRTGS; from the coding sequence ATGATCCGGTTCCGTGCGGTGACCAAGACCTACGGTGATGCTGCGCCGGCGGTCCGGAACCTTGACCTGGACATTGAGCGCGGTTCCATTACGGTCTTCGTCGGCCCGTCCGGATGCGGGAAAACCACCTCCCTGCGCATGATCAACCGGATGGTGGAGCCGACGTCGGGCACCATCGAAGTCGACGGCCAGGACATCTCCACGGTCAAGGCCGCGCAGCTGCGGCGGTCCATGGGGTACGTCATGCAGTCCTCCGGCCTGCTGCCGCACCGGACGGTGCTGGACAACGTGGCCACGGTGCCGCGCCTCAACGGCACTCCACGGCGCGATGCCCGCCGCCGGGCCGCGGAACTGCTCGACGTCGTCGGGCTGGCGTCCAGCCTCGGCAGCCGGTACCCCGCCCAGCTTTCCGGCGGCCAGCAGCAGCGCGTGGGGGTTGCCCGTGCCCTGGCTGCGGATCCGCCGGTGCTGCTGATGGACGAACCCTTCAGCGCCGTGGACCCGGTGGTCCGGGCCGAGCTGCAGGATGAGCTGCTGCGGCTGCAGCAGGAACTGTCCAAGACCATCGTGTTTGTCACCCACGACATTGACGAAGCCACCATCCTGGGGGACAAGGTGGCCGTCTTCGCCACCGGCGGCCGGCTCGCCCAGTATGCCGCCCCCGAGGAGATCCTCCGGGCACCGGTCGATGACTTCGTGGCGGGTTTCGTGGGGAGGGACCGCGGCTTCCGGCACCTGTCCTTCCAGGACGGAAACGCCGTGCCCCTGCACCCGGTGCAGGTGATTGCCGCCGACCGGCTCGCGGACCGGAGCGCAACGGTCGACGGCGGCTGGGCGCTGTGCGTGGATGCCGACGGCGCGCCGCTGGGCTGGGTGCCGCCGGGACGCCGCGACGCGGTCACCACTACCGCGGACCTGGTGCCGGGCGGCTCCCTCTACCCGGCGGGCACCAGCCTGCGCCGGGCACTGGACGCCGCCCTGTCCTCCCCGTCCGGGCTGGGCGTGGCCGTGGATGCGGACGGGCGCGTAACCGGCGTCGTACAGGCCACGGAAATCCTGGCGCTGATCGAGGCCGCCCGCCTGCAGCGGACCGGGAGCTGA
- a CDS encoding NUDIX hydrolase: MSADFDVRVGAYAVIVREGQLLLAHWNQHGNQRWTLPGGGLELGEDAPAAAVREVREETGYEAQLDGLLGVDSIFIPAEKRMRGEPRMLHALRIIYRATLTGGSLRHEQSGSTDQAAWIPLTEVPALDRTELVDAGLRLLDARPV; this comes from the coding sequence ATGTCCGCTGACTTCGATGTCCGCGTCGGGGCCTACGCGGTGATCGTCCGTGAGGGGCAGCTGCTCCTGGCGCACTGGAACCAGCACGGCAACCAGCGCTGGACCCTTCCCGGCGGCGGATTGGAACTGGGCGAGGACGCCCCGGCCGCGGCCGTACGGGAGGTCCGGGAGGAAACCGGCTACGAGGCGCAGCTCGACGGGCTGCTGGGAGTGGACAGCATTTTCATTCCTGCGGAAAAGCGCATGCGCGGCGAACCCCGCATGCTGCATGCCCTGCGGATCATTTACCGGGCCACGCTCACCGGCGGCTCCCTGCGCCACGAACAAAGCGGCAGCACGGACCAGGCCGCCTGGATACCGTTGACCGAGGTCCCGGCCCTGGACCGGACCGAACTGGTGGACGCGGGACTGCGCCTGCTGGACGCCCGACCTGTTTGA
- a CDS encoding N-acetylglucosamine kinase: MQAFPPPATNDVGHDVGHDTIGLDIGGTKTHGIRLHGGTVTAETVAGSANVQNVPVQTARECLAEVFAALGTDGVGRVIAGSGGVDTAQDEAALRALIAEHVPGAVVEVIHDTRLILAAGQASEGIAVIAGTGSVAWGINGSGRQARSGGWGYLLGDEGSGYWVGREAARHALRRSNLELAPDSLSLALLKACGVEDPDSLIGLFHGATDRRYWAGKAGLVFQAALEGNQPAIDIVNQSADHLAGLILDVARLLRIGGPVVIGGGLGMHQPLLQDLLRSRLSAAGLTDIRFLAVDPVFGVAYLLGAGNVR; this comes from the coding sequence ATGCAAGCATTCCCTCCTCCGGCCACCAACGACGTCGGCCACGACGTCGGCCACGACACCATCGGCCTCGATATCGGCGGTACCAAGACCCACGGCATCCGGCTGCACGGCGGCACCGTCACCGCCGAGACCGTTGCCGGCAGCGCCAACGTGCAGAACGTCCCGGTGCAGACGGCACGGGAGTGCCTCGCGGAAGTTTTCGCTGCGCTGGGGACCGACGGCGTGGGCCGGGTCATTGCCGGGTCCGGGGGAGTGGACACTGCACAGGATGAAGCCGCCCTGCGCGCACTCATCGCCGAGCACGTCCCCGGCGCCGTCGTGGAAGTCATCCATGACACCCGGCTGATCCTTGCGGCAGGGCAAGCCTCGGAGGGCATTGCCGTCATTGCCGGCACCGGCTCCGTGGCCTGGGGCATCAACGGCTCCGGGCGGCAGGCCCGTTCGGGGGGCTGGGGCTATCTCCTCGGCGACGAGGGCAGCGGCTACTGGGTTGGCCGCGAAGCCGCCCGCCACGCACTCCGCCGCAGCAACCTGGAACTCGCACCGGATTCCCTCAGCCTTGCCCTGCTGAAGGCCTGCGGCGTCGAGGACCCCGACTCGCTGATCGGCCTGTTCCACGGCGCCACCGACCGCCGCTACTGGGCCGGGAAGGCGGGACTGGTTTTCCAGGCAGCGCTGGAAGGGAACCAGCCGGCCATCGACATCGTCAACCAATCCGCGGACCACCTGGCCGGGCTCATCCTCGATGTGGCCCGCCTGCTGCGCATCGGCGGTCCCGTAGTGATCGGCGGCGGGCTGGGCATGCACCAGCCGCTGCTGCAGGACCTGCTGCGCAGCCGCCTGTCCGCAGCGGGGCTGACGGACATCCGCTTCCTCGCTGTAGATCCCGTTTTCGGGGTGGCTTACCTGCTGGGCGCCGGCAATGTCCGCTGA
- a CDS encoding MFS transporter yields the protein MLSELRMQPAARTRRKEWDAAIRPRLLLTLAVMSTLLIGANLATPLYPLLGQSLGLSYFGVTLAFTSYVLVLVAGLLLVGHWSDYIGRRAALVLAGVVSLAGGLIFGTATGVGTLMLGRALQGASVALATGASSAALRELLPHRPEWATRFTLLVSAGGVAAGPVIGGLLSLLPAPTMTPFLIHSAVLAALLIPLCMLKARPAISLAEGRPLAMLRPRKPAVSHRARTQFWIASTTGFLSFAAFGFCLSLAPTYFSSIAGTTWRPAIGLLAALALGASAVSQLTGIRGRYTAPVGLAAMGTGIALIPVAGATGSLVLLTVACLMAGFGQGMAFRVVFNEVAAAVEAAEHARIISTVYVITYLGSAIPVLGLGVAGGIWGLDVSVAWFSGLITAACLTLAVLSLRRNRRRNAAG from the coding sequence GTGCTCAGTGAGCTGCGCATGCAGCCCGCCGCCCGCACCAGGCGGAAGGAGTGGGACGCGGCCATCCGGCCCCGGCTGCTCCTGACGCTGGCCGTAATGAGCACGCTGCTGATCGGCGCCAACCTCGCGACCCCGCTGTATCCGCTGCTGGGCCAGTCCCTCGGCCTGTCCTACTTCGGCGTAACGCTGGCGTTCACCTCCTACGTGCTGGTCCTGGTTGCAGGCCTGCTGCTGGTGGGCCACTGGTCCGACTACATCGGCCGCCGCGCCGCACTGGTGCTGGCCGGCGTCGTTTCCCTGGCCGGCGGATTGATTTTCGGCACCGCCACCGGAGTCGGCACCCTGATGCTCGGACGGGCCCTCCAAGGCGCCTCCGTTGCCCTGGCCACCGGAGCCAGCTCGGCTGCGCTGCGGGAACTGCTGCCGCATCGACCGGAATGGGCCACCCGCTTTACCCTGCTGGTTTCGGCGGGCGGCGTGGCGGCCGGGCCGGTCATCGGCGGGCTCCTGTCCCTGCTCCCCGCACCCACCATGACGCCCTTCCTGATCCACTCGGCGGTCCTGGCAGCGCTTCTGATTCCGCTCTGCATGCTGAAGGCCCGCCCGGCCATTTCCCTGGCCGAAGGCCGGCCGCTGGCCATGCTGCGCCCCCGCAAGCCCGCAGTCTCCCACCGCGCGCGTACCCAGTTCTGGATTGCCTCCACCACCGGGTTCCTCAGCTTCGCGGCCTTCGGGTTCTGCCTGTCCCTGGCACCCACCTATTTTTCCTCCATCGCGGGCACCACGTGGCGGCCCGCCATCGGACTGCTGGCCGCACTTGCTCTCGGAGCGTCTGCGGTCAGCCAGCTCACCGGCATCCGCGGGCGGTACACGGCACCCGTGGGCCTTGCGGCCATGGGTACCGGCATCGCGTTGATCCCGGTGGCCGGAGCCACCGGAAGCCTGGTGCTCCTGACGGTTGCCTGCCTGATGGCCGGGTTCGGGCAGGGCATGGCGTTCCGCGTGGTGTTCAACGAGGTGGCCGCAGCCGTAGAGGCTGCTGAACACGCGCGGATCATCAGCACGGTCTATGTCATCACCTACCTCGGCAGCGCCATCCCGGTGCTGGGGCTCGGAGTGGCAGGCGGGATCTGGGGGCTGGACGTCTCCGTGGCCTGGTTCTCGGGACTGATCACGGCCGCCTGCCTGACCCTGGCTGTCCTGAGCCTGCGGCGGAACCGGCGCCGGAACGCCGCCGGCTAG
- a CDS encoding Lrp/AsnC family transcriptional regulator — protein sequence MANLDPLDRRLLLELVRDPRAQISELSERLGVARNTAQAHVRHLLRAGVIRRSGRDVDLTQLGYDVQAFVTIEVNHRELDGVISGLRTLPQVLEVHEISGRGDVWCRLTATDTQQLQQALRSVLRIKGVIRTETVLALHEHIPYRTEPLLEKLVPPAP from the coding sequence ATGGCCAATCTGGACCCGTTGGACCGCCGGCTGCTGCTGGAACTGGTGCGCGATCCCCGGGCGCAGATCAGCGAACTGAGCGAGCGGCTCGGTGTTGCCCGCAACACCGCCCAGGCCCACGTCCGGCACCTGCTGCGGGCCGGGGTCATCCGCAGGTCGGGGCGTGACGTCGATCTGACCCAGCTGGGCTATGACGTTCAGGCATTCGTCACCATCGAGGTGAACCACCGCGAACTCGACGGCGTCATCTCCGGGCTGCGCACCCTCCCCCAGGTGCTGGAAGTGCACGAGATCTCCGGCCGCGGCGACGTGTGGTGCCGCCTGACCGCCACGGATACCCAGCAGCTGCAGCAGGCCCTGCGCTCCGTCCTGCGGATCAAGGGCGTGATCCGTACGGAAACGGTCCTGGCCCTGCATGAGCACATCCCCTACCGCACCGAACCGCTGCTGGAAAAACTGGTTCCGCCGGCTCCCTGA
- a CDS encoding phosphotransferase: MPVEPRPRLGRAAEAVAVLAGPAMRGPLQDLLRSRGLRLQRWEHLRSHHRPGGAVSALYRVQCRRTGPGSGPDVALTLHLGATTGDVAADAASAGPDVAPARIAGLDLRLWFHPHDPVLRSLPWATDADAVARDVFGAGGPARLSLVAYRPLRRAVIRARHLDDAAYLKLLPREQLPALRRRHRLLEDSGVPAPRLLPGASAAVPEAVILSALPGTSLFRLLVEDDAAPLRPEVLLDLLEAMPSGALDLPLRRSWADRAEDYAAAAVAALPRERDSIFELAGGIRDVVESAPAGPLVPVHGDFHEGNLLLSGGRVTGLLDIDGLGPGRRVDDLACLLGHLAVLAAANPSRPQLGQALADFRRVFEDTADPSALNARAAGVVLTLVSGARAANGRSRTQNAGIRLAAAQRLLRAADR; encoded by the coding sequence GTGCCGGTCGAGCCCAGGCCCCGCCTTGGACGGGCCGCGGAGGCTGTCGCCGTCCTGGCCGGCCCCGCGATGCGGGGACCCCTGCAGGACCTGCTTCGGTCCCGCGGGCTGAGGCTTCAGCGCTGGGAACACCTGAGAAGCCACCACCGGCCGGGAGGCGCTGTTTCGGCCCTTTACCGGGTCCAGTGCCGCCGGACCGGGCCTGGATCCGGTCCCGACGTTGCCCTGACCCTTCACCTCGGTGCCACGACAGGCGACGTTGCCGCGGATGCCGCATCCGCCGGTCCCGACGTTGCCCCGGCACGGATTGCCGGGCTGGACCTGCGCCTGTGGTTCCACCCCCATGACCCCGTTCTCCGGTCCCTGCCCTGGGCCACCGACGCCGACGCCGTGGCGAGGGACGTGTTTGGCGCAGGCGGACCGGCGAGGTTATCGCTCGTTGCCTACCGGCCGCTGCGCCGGGCAGTAATCCGGGCGCGGCACCTGGACGATGCGGCCTATCTGAAGCTCCTCCCGCGGGAGCAGCTGCCTGCCCTGCGCCGGCGCCACCGGCTCCTCGAGGACAGCGGCGTGCCTGCCCCGCGTCTCCTGCCCGGCGCTTCCGCAGCCGTCCCTGAAGCGGTCATCCTCAGCGCACTGCCCGGCACCTCCCTCTTCCGGCTGCTGGTTGAGGACGACGCAGCCCCGTTAAGGCCCGAAGTCCTGCTGGATCTGCTGGAGGCCATGCCGTCCGGTGCGCTGGACCTGCCGCTGCGCCGGTCCTGGGCCGATCGGGCCGAAGACTATGCCGCAGCTGCCGTCGCCGCCCTGCCCAGGGAACGGGACAGCATCTTCGAACTCGCGGGTGGTATCCGGGACGTGGTGGAATCGGCCCCCGCCGGCCCCCTGGTGCCGGTCCACGGCGACTTCCATGAAGGAAACCTGCTGCTCAGCGGAGGCAGGGTCACCGGGCTGCTCGACATTGACGGTCTGGGCCCCGGCCGCCGGGTCGACGACCTGGCCTGCCTGCTGGGGCACCTGGCCGTCCTTGCGGCAGCGAATCCATCCCGGCCGCAGCTGGGGCAGGCACTGGCCGATTTCCGCCGGGTCTTCGAGGACACCGCGGACCCGTCCGCGCTGAACGCGAGGGCGGCCGGCGTCGTACTGACCCTCGTGTCCGGTGCCCGCGCCGCCAACGGCAGGAGCCGGACGCAGAATGCCGGGATCCGGCTCGCAGCCGCGCAGCGACTGCTTCGCGCCGCTGATCGATAG